In Luteitalea sp. TBR-22, one genomic interval encodes:
- a CDS encoding PD-(D/E)XK nuclease family protein, with the protein MNFDHFFTGKMSREEAASAFLAMALEGSTGFRTHFLDQIEAPDDSASREWAISVEDARVDLTLRAAGHVILIENKVDSGAVRTGQLLGYYNGEVKRSPDSRITVVMLAPGGVGSREVDGVKSCADMRARSLTDRVIGASWADLIEYPADDGEKWVRDGLDAIRRAIEKAASAAYPAVGSRLELRKITDAAAVGLRTRGTTGVMRWSAKDKEALVLTGMNVTANVWLQFTCSEAPGAPVIDAPDASGRWTTLRLHTKVKPLGALKARSALKQWWKEPLAKGSLSLGPGMELTPVGGGWLGTSRSVEGDAAALSNLLVTETERLVAALGDHLASVGLPVREKRPVSDTE; encoded by the coding sequence ATGAACTTCGATCACTTCTTCACAGGCAAGATGTCGAGGGAGGAGGCCGCGTCAGCGTTCCTCGCCATGGCCCTCGAGGGTTCCACCGGATTCAGGACGCATTTCCTCGACCAGATCGAGGCTCCCGATGACAGCGCGTCGCGTGAATGGGCGATCAGCGTGGAGGATGCCCGCGTGGATCTGACCTTGCGCGCAGCGGGGCACGTGATCCTCATCGAGAACAAGGTCGACTCGGGCGCGGTCAGGACTGGCCAACTGCTGGGGTATTACAACGGCGAGGTCAAGCGCTCACCGGACAGCCGCATCACCGTCGTGATGCTGGCGCCTGGCGGCGTCGGCAGCCGAGAGGTAGACGGTGTGAAGTCCTGCGCGGATATGCGGGCGCGGAGCCTCACGGACCGGGTCATCGGGGCCTCGTGGGCCGACCTGATCGAGTATCCCGCCGACGACGGCGAGAAGTGGGTGCGCGATGGACTCGATGCTATCAGGCGCGCGATCGAGAAGGCCGCGTCGGCGGCGTATCCGGCCGTTGGCTCGCGGCTCGAACTGCGGAAGATTACCGATGCCGCCGCCGTCGGCCTGCGTACGCGCGGCACGACGGGCGTGATGCGGTGGAGTGCGAAGGACAAGGAAGCGCTCGTCTTGACCGGCATGAACGTGACGGCCAATGTCTGGCTGCAGTTCACGTGCAGCGAGGCCCCTGGCGCTCCAGTGATCGATGCGCCTGATGCGTCCGGTCGTTGGACCACGTTGCGACTGCACACGAAGGTCAAGCCGCTCGGCGCACTGAAGGCACGGTCGGCCCTCAAGCAGTGGTGGAAGGAACCGCTGGCCAAGGGCAGCTTGTCGCTCGGCCCCGGTATGGAGCTGACGCCGGTCGGCGGCGGATGGCTTGGCACTTCAAGGTCGGTCGAAGGGGATGCTGCCGCCCTGTCGAATCTGCTGGTCACGGAGACCGAGCGCCTGGTGGCCGCGCTGGGGGATCATCTCGCTTCCGTCGGCCTGCCGGTACGGGAGAAGCGGCCAGTGTCAGACACCGAGTAG
- a CDS encoding VRR-NUC domain-containing protein, producing MPLTPAQTRPLEIRIGISRRPAQAGANGTAPIPENVVLCRWRALKATDGSTHHGCRLPPSLWRLVRATLGIEPDLARATVERVDDVMAEARATAKRHGQYLGSVPAEALRELLKFLGRSKRLNGILAAHAGDIRYGVTDLLLYRVRNGRALDFRFVEVKRHDETVRPDQVAELEMLRALKLTAGIVRLETPRKPAPVTARQRGANHTTVQPAAAGAAGSRRGTT from the coding sequence ATGCCCCTGACTCCGGCCCAGACTCGTCCCCTCGAAATCCGTATCGGCATCTCTCGGCGTCCGGCACAAGCAGGCGCCAATGGCACCGCGCCCATTCCCGAGAATGTAGTTCTTTGCCGCTGGCGTGCTCTCAAAGCTACTGATGGATCGACCCACCATGGGTGCAGGCTCCCGCCGTCGCTGTGGCGTCTCGTTCGGGCGACGCTCGGGATCGAGCCCGACCTTGCAAGAGCAACCGTCGAGCGGGTCGACGACGTGATGGCGGAGGCGCGTGCCACGGCGAAGAGGCATGGGCAGTACCTCGGGTCGGTGCCGGCTGAAGCCCTGCGCGAGTTGCTGAAGTTCCTGGGGCGAAGCAAGCGCCTCAACGGCATCCTCGCCGCCCATGCCGGTGACATTCGCTACGGCGTGACGGACCTGTTGCTGTATCGCGTCAGGAACGGCAGGGCGCTCGACTTCCGGTTCGTCGAGGTGAAGCGACACGACGAGACGGTCAGGCCCGACCAGGTGGCGGAGCTGGAAATGCTGCGCGCCCTGAAACTGACCGCCGGCATCGTCAGGCTCGAAACACCACGCAAGCCCGCGCCGGTCACCGCAAGGCAGCGCGGAGCGAACCACACGACAGTACAGCCAGCAGCAGCGGGCGCCGCAGGCTCCCGGCGCGGTACTACATAG
- a CDS encoding vWA domain-containing protein — protein sequence MNHVTTGDRKSGTAMKGRRLTVQLCALSLSLVAMSMQAEAASPRHSSLVVLLDRSGSMRQADGACVRADAGQLLLEQAVDGDRLSVAAFGDAIQPLTPGFVTVDPSTRRSLLSAFRTCAATDARTDIAAALEYALETAQQVPQEQRRTFPVHVLLLTDGRHDPPAPRAQRSVDDVVGQLQRESVQVHVLALGNGVDRALLTRIARATGGQIAYAREARDLVVGFLSVARLLGRQWLLFDRLVSPGRVSVPLPAWATEYQAVFIPQSGEATLSAPGAEAARRAANYAYLIGPGHAGPVEMQVGGAGRLLVQAPGDLVLNARMPAVAPRDVFFPCAVRLEPTRAGGLGTPAFLGGATVSLRLGADTFALYDDGKHDDGGVSDGAFGGRCRSAGTGALFWSATLAAPVLDPPSASGSIEVLASPLNVRDPGIFSGWLDASLHRTPRVWFDNPTDVQVDGRLEAGTWHLDVAMAPRSSLEARLPFTGAAFATRREPVVLVQEGRTVPLGGVRVRPSWLVPAVLALVGAMVGVLLRWPQSIAGSTLLVTGTHRDGPERSFSAVATIDEGGVPRFSAQAPPPPFDTPGTFRAVPGARQQKTDFVPRAGQVPMFTASIRGRAGMFRLGRNASWRISADGFSVTYTFNRK from the coding sequence ATGAACCACGTGACTACTGGCGACAGGAAAAGTGGTACTGCCATGAAGGGAAGGCGGCTGACCGTCCAGCTCTGTGCTCTCTCCCTGAGCCTCGTCGCCATGTCGATGCAGGCCGAGGCCGCGTCCCCGAGACACTCGAGCCTTGTCGTACTGCTCGATCGCTCCGGAAGCATGCGCCAGGCCGACGGCGCTTGCGTCCGTGCTGATGCAGGCCAGCTGCTACTGGAGCAGGCGGTAGATGGAGACCGGCTGTCCGTTGCCGCCTTCGGCGACGCGATCCAGCCGCTCACGCCAGGTTTCGTCACAGTCGACCCATCGACTCGGCGCTCTCTGCTATCGGCCTTTCGGACCTGCGCTGCCACGGATGCGCGAACCGACATAGCGGCTGCGCTGGAGTACGCGCTCGAGACCGCGCAGCAGGTGCCTCAAGAGCAGCGGCGTACTTTTCCCGTCCACGTGCTCCTGCTCACGGACGGACGGCATGACCCTCCAGCGCCACGAGCCCAGCGTAGCGTCGACGATGTAGTCGGGCAGCTGCAGCGGGAGTCCGTTCAGGTGCACGTCCTGGCGCTTGGCAACGGCGTGGATCGTGCACTGCTGACACGAATTGCACGCGCGACCGGTGGCCAGATCGCCTATGCCCGTGAAGCGCGCGACCTGGTGGTGGGCTTCCTGAGCGTGGCGAGGCTGTTGGGGCGGCAGTGGCTGCTCTTCGACCGGCTGGTGTCGCCTGGCCGCGTCTCGGTACCCCTTCCAGCGTGGGCGACCGAGTATCAGGCCGTCTTCATTCCCCAATCGGGAGAGGCCACGCTGTCAGCCCCAGGGGCCGAGGCAGCGCGCCGGGCCGCCAACTATGCGTATCTAATCGGACCTGGCCATGCCGGCCCCGTGGAGATGCAGGTCGGGGGGGCAGGGCGTCTACTGGTCCAGGCGCCTGGTGACCTGGTGCTGAACGCCAGGATGCCTGCCGTCGCGCCGCGGGACGTGTTCTTCCCATGCGCGGTCCGCCTTGAGCCGACACGAGCCGGTGGACTTGGGACCCCTGCCTTTCTCGGGGGAGCCACCGTGTCGCTCCGGCTGGGCGCCGATACGTTCGCCCTGTACGACGATGGCAAACATGATGATGGCGGCGTGAGTGATGGCGCCTTTGGCGGACGGTGCAGATCTGCGGGGACCGGAGCGCTGTTCTGGTCCGCTACCCTGGCCGCCCCTGTGCTCGACCCACCATCCGCCTCCGGAAGCATCGAGGTGCTGGCGTCGCCCCTCAACGTCCGCGACCCCGGAATCTTCTCGGGATGGCTCGACGCCTCGCTTCATCGGACTCCGCGGGTGTGGTTTGACAACCCCACCGACGTGCAGGTCGACGGCCGGCTAGAAGCCGGTACCTGGCATCTGGATGTAGCCATGGCGCCGCGGTCCTCGCTGGAAGCGCGCTTGCCCTTCACTGGGGCGGCGTTCGCGACGCGGCGGGAGCCTGTCGTTCTCGTGCAGGAGGGGCGTACCGTACCGCTTGGCGGTGTGCGGGTGCGTCCGTCGTGGTTGGTACCGGCCGTGCTTGCGCTGGTCGGCGCCATGGTGGGCGTGCTCCTCCGTTGGCCGCAGAGCATTGCGGGAAGCACGTTGCTCGTTACCGGGACGCATCGCGATGGACCTGAACGTTCCTTCAGCGCGGTGGCTACCATCGACGAAGGAGGCGTACCGAGGTTCTCGGCCCAGGCACCACCTCCACCCTTCGACACTCCTGGCACCTTCCGAGCCGTGCCAGGCGCAAGGCAGCAGAAGACCGACTTCGTGCCCAGAGCCGGACAGGTGCCGATGTTTACGGCGTCCATCCGCGGGAGGGCTGGCATGTTCCGTCTCGGACGAAATGCCTCCTGGCGTATCAGCGCGGACGGCTTCTCGGTCACTTACACCTTCAACCGGAAATAG
- a CDS encoding OmpA family protein, translating into MTVRIRRRDEEDHENPGWPGLVDLFAFGMVIMLVLWVAASKKSVRHQAEAAAARQAASEQDAQLQREVKRVQELRRALTGQNAVIRDGGDQLSFEVSGFDGDEVYFEPAAYTLPQSDRSVIAALGAKVAEKLKEYQGFVVLVNGTADPVPLARELPPRNNVELSALRAAGVSELLLASGIEPCRLQVVGLGSKEVSAEGMTAQDLRRLRRVYLTLRAIPKDAGGRYGDCR; encoded by the coding sequence ATGACGGTGCGCATTCGCCGTAGGGACGAGGAAGATCACGAGAACCCTGGCTGGCCGGGACTTGTGGACCTCTTTGCATTCGGCATGGTCATCATGCTCGTCCTGTGGGTGGCCGCAAGCAAGAAGTCGGTCCGGCACCAGGCAGAGGCCGCTGCCGCCAGGCAGGCCGCCTCTGAACAGGACGCGCAGCTGCAACGCGAGGTGAAGCGGGTACAGGAGCTTCGTCGCGCCTTGACTGGGCAAAACGCCGTGATCAGGGACGGTGGAGACCAACTGTCATTCGAGGTCAGCGGCTTCGATGGCGACGAGGTGTATTTCGAGCCAGCTGCCTACACCTTGCCCCAATCCGATCGCTCAGTCATTGCGGCGCTCGGTGCGAAGGTCGCAGAGAAGCTCAAGGAGTACCAGGGCTTTGTGGTCCTTGTGAACGGCACGGCCGATCCCGTGCCCCTTGCGCGTGAACTTCCGCCCCGCAACAACGTGGAGCTATCCGCATTGCGAGCTGCGGGTGTTTCCGAACTGCTCCTCGCGTCTGGTATCGAGCCCTGTCGTCTGCAGGTCGTAGGTCTTGGCTCGAAGGAAGTGAGCGCCGAGGGCATGACAGCCCAGGATCTGCGTCGCCTACGCCGCGTGTATCTTACGTTGCGGGCTATCCCCAAGGACGCCGGGGGCCGCTACGGGGACTGCCGTTGA
- a CDS encoding tubulin-like doman-containing protein translates to MAPASLITTPTFIIGLGGIGNTVARLIYQRYASTNTRVPETVRIRSIDTAPQPSGLAPELPESMFTRLGDFQANQVIQRLDLYEPVKRWWTYPPNAFAPGFIDNGAGARRPVGRLIFFQQFRKIVDALREDFDGPKSTAVQQAMLDRDLGAVRNTPRVFIIGSVAGGTCSGTFLDMAMLVRHLLRERGYEAQGATVTGIFALPSVVHLASGDATSLQARQRQVNAFSALTELDFLMQGGRPEGGELQYPDPVGRIEMLQPVLNQVYLVSDRKMDGVSFSRQEDVLRRVAHFVYGQVALGMGQKTLELLDNYKRYFDPAGRAVVDGLPAVYGSFGVEWLEVPHEQLIARWCTDVAAELGKQVADFSFGDERRQNLNNVAREALTEGFSGYLRALDLLDATPQDVLSLPGMTDMVPLLAGIQGAANKDDLQRAMQSFETQVPSLFAGLRSAARQLPAGDDAQRWVQATAARLVRDKAFRLGGAKRVLLRLAERLTELNEPAASLESLDEVLKRCGGGWLFGKLDPSPALAWAHDKLLQQARATARAEFGAKALDLAGRLRKQADLLEALQPLLRRAAQELGERTAVTPAADAWLLSEQDILTAIETHRDEVASAVAQAATDAVADRLAQPGAVGDSQVSQQQIAEVFSTAALNALEREAVQRTRRPKDTVQRIVKRLEACEPMAQVLGDGNRLLDVMSRDMVATPLKMVLTEMQGEERQEIERWAERERQLAGGDAAFQVVPSGDALRDDALNLSLGWPLCLFQEVLECERITSISERVDVESSRLLGEFKDARRHTVTPMPAERAQRAFAYAVVLGLAKLVRSDRIILSHELCGIEMEESSVDRAAREFKRRGMNRTVETILRERERDGAAFKADARQRIEALRLRLEGFPADLRSAADQAIVLVERDLQQLAD, encoded by the coding sequence ATGGCGCCCGCAAGTCTGATCACGACACCCACGTTCATCATTGGCCTTGGTGGTATCGGGAACACTGTTGCTCGGCTTATCTATCAGCGGTACGCCTCGACCAACACGCGGGTGCCAGAAACAGTAAGAATTCGGTCCATCGACACGGCGCCTCAGCCGAGTGGCCTTGCACCCGAACTGCCGGAGTCGATGTTCACACGGCTCGGCGACTTCCAGGCCAATCAGGTCATCCAGCGACTCGATCTGTATGAGCCGGTGAAGCGCTGGTGGACCTACCCGCCGAACGCGTTCGCGCCAGGCTTCATCGATAACGGGGCCGGGGCGCGTCGCCCTGTAGGGCGGCTGATCTTCTTCCAGCAGTTCAGAAAGATCGTCGATGCGCTCCGAGAAGACTTCGACGGGCCCAAGAGCACCGCCGTGCAGCAAGCGATGCTCGACCGCGACCTTGGCGCCGTGAGGAACACGCCGCGTGTGTTCATCATCGGGTCGGTCGCCGGAGGAACCTGCTCTGGCACGTTCCTCGACATGGCCATGTTGGTCAGGCACCTACTGAGGGAGCGAGGCTATGAAGCGCAGGGGGCGACAGTCACCGGCATCTTCGCCCTGCCGTCAGTGGTGCACCTTGCGTCCGGCGATGCCACGTCGCTCCAGGCCCGCCAGCGGCAGGTCAACGCGTTCTCCGCGCTCACCGAGCTCGACTTCCTGATGCAAGGCGGACGCCCGGAGGGGGGGGAGCTGCAGTATCCGGATCCCGTCGGCCGGATCGAGATGCTGCAGCCGGTGCTGAATCAGGTGTACCTGGTGTCGGACCGCAAGATGGATGGCGTCTCCTTCTCGCGCCAGGAGGACGTCCTGCGTCGTGTCGCCCACTTCGTGTACGGGCAGGTCGCGTTGGGTATGGGGCAAAAGACGCTGGAGTTGCTCGACAACTACAAGCGGTACTTCGACCCTGCTGGTCGTGCCGTCGTCGACGGACTCCCGGCGGTGTACGGCTCGTTCGGTGTCGAGTGGCTCGAGGTGCCGCACGAGCAGTTGATCGCGCGCTGGTGCACGGACGTTGCCGCAGAGCTCGGCAAGCAGGTCGCCGATTTTTCCTTCGGCGATGAACGCCGGCAGAACCTGAACAACGTCGCCAGGGAGGCACTCACCGAAGGCTTCAGCGGCTATCTTCGGGCGCTGGATCTTCTCGATGCCACACCGCAGGACGTCCTGTCGCTCCCCGGAATGACAGATATGGTTCCCCTGCTTGCAGGCATCCAGGGGGCCGCGAACAAGGACGACCTGCAGCGCGCGATGCAGTCTTTCGAGACGCAGGTGCCATCGTTGTTCGCTGGACTGCGTAGCGCCGCTCGGCAACTGCCGGCAGGTGACGACGCGCAGCGATGGGTCCAGGCCACGGCAGCCCGTCTCGTGCGCGACAAGGCGTTTCGGCTCGGGGGCGCCAAGCGAGTCCTGCTGCGTCTGGCGGAGCGGCTCACTGAACTCAACGAGCCTGCCGCCAGTCTGGAATCCCTTGACGAGGTCCTGAAGCGCTGTGGTGGTGGCTGGCTGTTTGGCAAGCTCGATCCCTCGCCGGCTCTCGCCTGGGCGCATGACAAGCTCTTGCAGCAGGCCCGTGCCACCGCACGAGCCGAGTTCGGCGCCAAGGCGCTCGACCTGGCTGGCCGCCTCCGCAAGCAGGCGGACCTCCTCGAGGCGCTGCAGCCACTGCTGCGGCGGGCAGCCCAGGAGCTGGGCGAGCGCACGGCGGTGACGCCGGCTGCAGATGCATGGCTTCTGAGCGAGCAGGACATTCTGACGGCCATCGAAACGCACCGGGATGAGGTGGCGTCGGCCGTGGCGCAGGCAGCGACTGATGCGGTCGCTGATCGCCTCGCACAGCCCGGAGCTGTGGGGGACTCCCAAGTGTCACAGCAGCAGATCGCGGAGGTCTTTTCCACGGCCGCTCTCAATGCACTCGAGCGCGAGGCCGTCCAGCGGACGCGTCGTCCCAAAGACACCGTCCAACGGATTGTCAAGCGCCTCGAGGCTTGTGAGCCGATGGCGCAAGTGCTGGGCGACGGTAACCGTCTCCTCGACGTGATGTCGCGCGACATGGTGGCCACGCCACTGAAGATGGTCCTCACCGAGATGCAGGGCGAGGAACGCCAGGAGATCGAGCGGTGGGCTGAACGCGAGCGGCAGCTGGCAGGAGGTGATGCAGCCTTCCAGGTCGTGCCCTCTGGCGATGCGCTGAGGGATGATGCGTTGAACCTGTCACTCGGCTGGCCGCTCTGTCTGTTCCAGGAAGTGCTCGAGTGCGAGCGCATCACGTCCATCAGTGAGCGGGTAGACGTGGAGAGTTCGCGGCTGCTGGGCGAGTTCAAGGACGCTCGCCGGCACACCGTCACGCCGATGCCAGCGGAGCGCGCACAGCGGGCCTTCGCCTATGCGGTAGTCCTGGGCCTTGCGAAGCTCGTGCGCAGCGACCGAATCATCCTTTCGCATGAACTGTGCGGAATCGAGATGGAGGAGTCGAGCGTCGATCGAGCGGCGCGGGAATTCAAGCGACGGGGGATGAATCGCACTGTCGAGACGATCCTGCGAGAACGGGAGCGGGACGGCGCGGCTTTCAAGGCCGATGCGCGGCAGCGTATCGAAGCCTTGCGCTTGCGTCTCGAGGGGTTCCCCGCCGACCTGAGGAGTGCCGCCGACCAGGCCATTGTGCTCGTGGAACGCGACCTCCAGCAGCTGGCCGACTAG
- a CDS encoding DUF429 domain-containing protein has product MGGPTRIVGIDCATQPNNIGVCLAAYASPILSVEQVFTCTSRKVMLERIAAFLSDGGPAVIALDAPLGWPVALSRELPQHQAGESVGSPAGIMFSRATDRYVKCVLDKTPLEVGANLIARTALAALADLNAIREALGLPVPLAWQPGPVTAVVAIEVYPGATERAYQVAERSWAVTGRVNQELPTDNLHRRDAVLCAIAASDFLEARVCRPPAEDRDVVRQEGWIWFPDIQRVRAEFPATMPFSARTSSQ; this is encoded by the coding sequence ATGGGCGGGCCTACACGAATCGTCGGTATCGACTGCGCGACCCAGCCAAACAACATCGGCGTGTGCCTGGCTGCCTACGCCTCGCCGATATTGTCGGTCGAGCAGGTGTTCACCTGCACCTCGCGCAAGGTGATGCTCGAGAGAATCGCAGCCTTCCTCAGCGATGGCGGTCCAGCGGTCATTGCGCTCGATGCGCCACTGGGCTGGCCAGTGGCCTTGAGTCGCGAGCTCCCTCAGCACCAGGCGGGAGAGTCGGTTGGCTCTCCCGCCGGCATCATGTTCAGCCGCGCGACCGACAGATACGTCAAGTGTGTGCTTGACAAGACGCCGCTCGAGGTCGGGGCCAACCTCATTGCAAGGACCGCGCTGGCCGCGTTGGCCGACCTCAATGCCATCAGGGAAGCGCTTGGGCTGCCTGTGCCGCTCGCCTGGCAGCCTGGACCGGTGACGGCAGTGGTCGCCATCGAGGTGTATCCAGGCGCAACCGAGCGGGCCTATCAGGTGGCCGAGCGCAGCTGGGCCGTGACAGGCAGAGTCAACCAGGAGCTGCCCACAGACAACTTGCACAGGCGCGACGCGGTACTCTGCGCCATCGCGGCGTCTGACTTTCTCGAGGCGCGCGTATGCAGACCACCTGCCGAGGACCGGGATGTCGTCAGACAGGAGGGATGGATCTGGTTTCCGGACATTCAGAGGGTCCGGGCCGAGTTCCCGGCCACCATGCCCTTCAGTGCCCGCACCTCGAGTCAGTGA
- a CDS encoding AAA family ATPase, which translates to MNFDYGKLIEAYDNNAASREAVAHNVGVLRCIRGGLRMAERYRVPFDPRFDYWRRPERRFVVAYLAQNWTGRFAPAVQLRRLAIDLLQHADRARRDGLVTFRGIRYELAGGLGSLCETLAQHVETLPASPAWEALRDTWPKLAPTAAEDVAAFLRSLPENEGWEPGFARRLPWLGYLDAADEAALRARQAYFFAFANLWTMSNAYRRAGAQAFAPVLQNTKSDLLLDKALQWAKGQTPVETGFETIARDDADEAPQDRATYAAVVEVYGFLNLHRAPFYNNLAEVYRTWFAIPANVDAYELTARVGTSTATWLAEHPGAVPDLAARLRHWLDAPLHTRVQLESVESPRVRKTHAAQTSALLDVSLTEELARYAHEALTSIPDVDAAASALHLLLDAKLYTGKDVVVVVNGRENGTKGGGSVTPPAPTAEGRVLSLPDTLRPMGERALAYLRAGLHVLLAGAPGTGKTTLAQFVGYAWDRNLSELPASIPISEAPLTTVGNSAWSPFHTVGGLVPDGKDAFKVHGGVFIDPNSTDGDTWRLRSGAIVLDEMNRADLDRCIGDLYPLLSGSVTQVVPAGLPGVSRIVGNPRFRVIATVNDSNLDDIVFPISEGLARRFQRIEMQGGTREDVLSFLGITEPGAVNGPRQQAAVEAVDAFLEVAREHHLLTSDDLGDRLHFGVAYFELLRSWVDGRLQAPVLDAPYSEQARDFLASSLTTLGRAPRWREALKAFTAKA; encoded by the coding sequence TTGAATTTCGATTACGGCAAGCTGATCGAGGCCTACGACAACAACGCTGCCTCTCGTGAGGCCGTGGCGCACAACGTTGGCGTCCTGCGATGTATTCGCGGAGGCCTCAGGATGGCCGAGCGGTACCGAGTGCCGTTCGACCCTCGCTTCGACTACTGGCGCCGACCCGAACGCCGGTTCGTCGTGGCCTACCTTGCGCAGAACTGGACGGGACGCTTCGCCCCGGCGGTCCAACTGCGCCGCCTCGCGATCGACCTGCTGCAGCACGCGGACCGCGCGCGCCGCGACGGCCTCGTGACCTTCCGGGGTATCCGCTACGAACTCGCGGGAGGCCTGGGCTCGCTGTGCGAGACGCTGGCGCAGCACGTCGAGACGTTGCCCGCCTCTCCTGCCTGGGAGGCGCTCAGGGACACATGGCCCAAGCTGGCGCCGACAGCTGCCGAGGATGTGGCGGCATTCCTCAGGTCGCTGCCGGAGAACGAAGGATGGGAGCCTGGCTTCGCCCGCAGGTTGCCCTGGCTCGGGTATCTGGACGCAGCCGACGAGGCTGCGCTGCGGGCACGTCAGGCCTACTTCTTTGCGTTCGCCAACCTGTGGACGATGAGCAACGCATACAGGAGGGCGGGTGCCCAGGCGTTTGCTCCGGTACTGCAGAACACCAAGAGCGATCTCCTCCTGGACAAGGCGCTTCAGTGGGCCAAGGGGCAGACGCCCGTCGAGACCGGATTCGAGACGATCGCGCGCGACGACGCCGACGAGGCGCCGCAGGACAGGGCGACGTACGCGGCTGTCGTGGAAGTGTATGGTTTCCTGAACCTGCATCGCGCCCCCTTCTACAACAATCTGGCCGAGGTCTATCGAACCTGGTTCGCGATTCCTGCGAACGTCGACGCCTACGAACTCACCGCACGGGTGGGCACGAGCACCGCCACATGGTTGGCGGAACATCCCGGCGCCGTGCCGGACCTTGCAGCCCGCCTCCGGCACTGGCTCGATGCGCCCCTGCACACGCGTGTGCAACTGGAGTCGGTCGAATCTCCACGCGTCCGGAAGACGCATGCTGCTCAGACCTCGGCACTGCTGGACGTGTCGTTGACAGAGGAGCTGGCACGGTACGCACATGAGGCCCTGACTTCCATACCGGACGTCGACGCCGCGGCGAGTGCGCTGCACTTGCTGCTCGATGCCAAGCTCTACACGGGCAAGGACGTCGTCGTGGTTGTGAACGGGAGGGAGAACGGGACCAAGGGCGGCGGCTCTGTCACGCCGCCAGCGCCGACGGCCGAGGGTCGAGTGCTCTCGTTGCCAGACACCCTTCGGCCCATGGGGGAGCGCGCCCTGGCCTATCTTCGCGCGGGGCTGCACGTGCTGCTCGCGGGAGCACCAGGAACGGGCAAGACGACGCTTGCGCAGTTCGTCGGATACGCCTGGGACAGGAACCTGTCCGAATTGCCGGCGTCCATTCCGATCTCCGAGGCGCCACTCACCACCGTGGGCAACTCGGCCTGGTCACCGTTCCACACAGTGGGTGGACTCGTCCCCGACGGCAAGGATGCCTTCAAGGTTCACGGCGGCGTGTTCATCGATCCGAACAGCACGGACGGAGACACGTGGAGACTCAGGAGCGGCGCAATCGTCCTCGATGAAATGAACCGCGCCGATCTGGATCGGTGTATCGGCGACCTCTACCCCCTTCTGAGTGGCAGCGTCACGCAGGTCGTACCGGCCGGCCTTCCGGGCGTGAGTCGCATCGTCGGCAACCCGCGTTTCCGCGTAATCGCCACGGTGAACGACAGCAATCTCGACGACATCGTCTTCCCGATCAGCGAAGGCCTTGCGCGCCGCTTCCAGCGCATCGAGATGCAGGGGGGCACCCGCGAAGACGTGCTGTCATTCCTTGGAATCACGGAGCCCGGTGCAGTGAACGGTCCCAGGCAGCAAGCTGCGGTCGAGGCCGTCGACGCGTTCCTCGAGGTCGCGCGTGAGCACCACCTCCTCACGTCCGACGATCTGGGCGATCGCTTGCACTTCGGCGTCGCCTATTTCGAGCTGTTGCGCTCCTGGGTGGATGGGCGCCTGCAGGCGCCCGTGCTCGATGCGCCCTATTCGGAGCAGGCGCGGGATTTCCTGGCCTCGTCGCTGACTACGCTTGGTCGCGCACCACGGTGGCGAGAGGCGCTCAAGGCATTCACGGCCAAGGCATGA